The following are from one region of the Stanieria cyanosphaera PCC 7437 genome:
- a CDS encoding MFS transporter translates to MTKNNILWSKVWAIAAVQGAITLTYIVYNLYLPALIFELRLSTSLATTILIVEHALAAFIKPVFGYLSDRQQRRFGTRIRMIVIAAILASAFLIIVPVLVILGEINPIWRRLFPTIAISWAVTTAICYVPTIALLRSCAPPEKLAQAASVLTLVVTIISALQFDVHNLILKLGESFTFTISSISLLAAVALIRWLYPPQRAMINNHELESIYLPIFALIFTIGLGIAWGIRFLTPTLNNVFSLQIGQDHSRLAIMIFFIALGLAAFPAGKLATKLGNSFGMLVGLAVTIFCLQLLILVPNQIILGMILIILIFALSLVLNSSVPFVFSLVLHQDTGLGTGLYFGGLAAGISCFNVVFPQPQQITINIGAIGTTVSFLLALLAIAFSMQLKIQED, encoded by the coding sequence ATGACTAAAAATAATATTCTTTGGTCAAAAGTTTGGGCGATCGCAGCAGTCCAAGGAGCGATTACCTTAACTTATATCGTCTACAATCTTTATCTTCCTGCTTTAATATTTGAGTTGCGCTTAAGTACGAGTTTAGCTACTACGATTTTAATTGTTGAACACGCCTTAGCAGCATTCATTAAACCAGTATTTGGTTATCTTTCGGATCGACAACAACGACGTTTTGGTACAAGAATACGAATGATTGTCATTGCAGCAATTCTAGCTTCAGCTTTCTTGATTATTGTACCTGTTTTAGTTATTTTAGGGGAGATTAATCCGATTTGGCGCAGATTATTTCCTACAATTGCGATCTCTTGGGCAGTAACTACAGCAATTTGTTATGTTCCAACTATAGCTTTATTAAGAAGTTGCGCTCCACCAGAAAAACTTGCTCAAGCTGCTAGTGTTTTAACTTTAGTAGTAACAATAATTAGTGCCTTACAATTTGATGTTCATAACTTAATTTTAAAATTAGGAGAAAGCTTTACTTTTACGATTAGCTCAATTAGTTTACTCGCTGCCGTAGCCTTGATTCGCTGGTTATATCCTCCTCAACGAGCTATGATTAATAATCATGAATTAGAATCAATTTATTTACCAATTTTTGCTTTGATTTTTACTATAGGTCTTGGCATTGCTTGGGGAATTAGATTTTTAACTCCTACTCTCAATAATGTCTTTTCTCTACAAATAGGACAAGATCATAGTCGATTAGCAATAATGATATTTTTTATTGCTTTAGGTTTAGCTGCATTTCCTGCGGGTAAATTAGCAACAAAATTAGGTAATTCTTTCGGAATGCTAGTTGGGTTAGCAGTAACTATTTTTTGTTTACAACTATTAATTTTAGTTCCCAATCAAATTATCTTGGGTATGATTTTAATAATCCTTATATTTGCTTTAAGTTTAGTTTTAAATAGTTCTGTTCCATTTGTCTTTAGTTTAGTTTTACATCAAGATACGGGATTGGGAACAGGTTTATATTTTGGTGGTTTAGCAGCAGGAATTAGTTGTTTTAATGTTGTTTTTCCCCAACCACAACAAATAACTATTAATATAGGCGCGATCGGTACTACAGTATCTTTTTTACTAGCCTTACTCGCGATCGCTTTCAGTATGCAATTGAAAATACAA
- a CDS encoding aminotransferase class IV: MYWYDGNFIEHETLQISINEPGLLYGATVFTTMRVYEQSLDHPLTHWQAHCDRLCQSIQAFNWQQPDWQRLKQGAELLLTHYPILRIAILPDGRELITGRNLPVDLLARQQQGITAWVAEDNLFRRDLAAHKTGNYLGSYLALQKAHQLSAKEAILLDSNGNWLETSTGNLWGWCNGCWYTPALSVGILPGIIRSQLLTWLDSQNISVQENIWTPDFVRSLEFIAYTNCVVEIVAITKFIKFQCDCNKSVSVTKIKYLKSYFMRRN; the protein is encoded by the coding sequence ATGTATTGGTACGATGGCAATTTCATTGAGCATGAAACGCTACAAATTAGTATTAATGAACCAGGTTTATTGTATGGAGCGACAGTTTTTACTACCATGCGAGTGTATGAGCAGTCACTAGATCATCCTTTAACTCATTGGCAAGCTCATTGCGATCGCCTTTGTCAAAGTATTCAAGCTTTTAATTGGCAACAACCTGACTGGCAAAGATTAAAACAAGGTGCAGAATTATTATTAACTCATTATCCCATTCTGAGGATAGCAATCTTACCCGATGGTAGAGAATTAATTACAGGGCGTAATTTACCTGTAGATTTACTAGCAAGACAACAGCAAGGAATCACTGCTTGGGTAGCTGAAGATAATTTATTTCGTCGCGATTTAGCTGCACACAAGACAGGAAATTACTTAGGTTCGTATCTAGCTTTACAAAAAGCTCATCAATTAAGTGCTAAGGAAGCCATCTTATTAGATAGTAATGGTAATTGGCTAGAAACTAGTACTGGTAATTTATGGGGTTGGTGCAATGGTTGTTGGTATACTCCTGCTTTATCAGTAGGTATTTTACCAGGAATTATTAGAAGTCAACTTTTAACCTGGTTGGATAGTCAAAATATATCTGTCCAAGAAAATATTTGGACTCCTGATTTTGTTCGTAGTTTAGAGTTTATTGCGTATACTAATTGTGTAGTTGAAATAGTAGCGATTACTAAATTTATTAAGTTTCAGTGTGATTGTAATAAGTCTGTTTCTGTAACTAAAATTAAATATTTAAAAAGCTATTTTATGAGAAGAAACTAA
- a CDS encoding DUF5615 family PIN-like protein: MKFLIDVNASRSLGNWLVNKGYDIAYVSDVNPQMKDETILEWAIREQRVIVTTDNDFEQMIWQQQKSHCGILRLENLPRRERELLLEDVLQYHTQDLLEGKIVIALRNKFRVRNRFD; this comes from the coding sequence GTGAAATTTTTAATTGATGTTAATGCTAGTCGCTCTCTGGGAAATTGGTTAGTAAACAAGGGTTATGATATCGCTTATGTTAGCGATGTTAACCCACAGATGAAAGATGAGACAATTCTGGAATGGGCAATTCGAGAACAACGAGTAATCGTAACTACTGATAATGATTTTGAACAAATGATTTGGCAACAGCAAAAGTCTCATTGTGGAATTCTAAGATTAGAAAATTTACCCCGAAGAGAACGAGAACTCTTACTTGAAGATGTTTTGCAGTATCATACTCAAGATTTACTTGAAGGCAAAATTGTTATTGCTCTAAGAAACAAATTTCGGGTTCGTAATCGTTTTGATTGA
- a CDS encoding DUF433 domain-containing protein yields MNNQNLLSRITFNSKVLAGKPIIRGLRISVAMILELLAKGATTEEILEDYPELELADIQAALFYAYQLVDKEEITERVSA; encoded by the coding sequence ATGAACAATCAAAATCTACTAAGTCGTATTACCTTTAATTCTAAAGTGCTTGCGGGTAAACCTATCATTCGTGGTTTAAGAATCTCTGTCGCTATGATCCTGGAACTATTAGCTAAAGGGGCAACAACTGAAGAAATTTTAGAAGATTACCCCGAATTAGAACTAGCAGATATACAAGCTGCGTTATTTTATGCTTATCAATTGGTGGATAAGGAAGAAATTACCGAAAGAGTTTCCGCATAG
- a CDS encoding Ig-like domain-containing protein, giving the protein MTGTFVVPLGQAANENAPGQAKKACKKNNNGIGNNYDVEYTLRNKTFTIRIDPGNNGQMNKFRSDLAAASVKPKYTQTEIDSAVAQIYDAEKNAKNGNNTNCPSGSVGTDYSTLYATISDFPFYRAASDPTIFHNTTYPNGKKGVDAFQQFVNTESSALNLDQLNARRLDSTKLRLNQAQDLKVYFINEGASYRNQLQLVTSGGTSINGLVFRDGSEGSGPNVLRIGDYVGLGTVAAGTTLDFRLRANGANNSNPDVWYADVSKNVDKQQHVIAYEYEGYLILAWEDLYGGGDKDYNDIVFAIDIGKSNLAAIPTEPAVNKPPVANNDTAITPYNTPITIDVMANDSDPEKQAINITSVTSLTGATVQVANGKVVYTPKLNYHGTDTFTYTIADTSGATNSAIVTVNVNPKTNNPPTAGNDSATTAYATPVTINVKANDSDPDGDPLTITLNQPLNGTVNLSGDQVVYTPNTGYFGTDTFTYRVADPDGVSAEATVTVTVTPKPNGSPEAQDDISSTDKNQSVIIPVLSNDSDPDGDTLTVTVGNSSNGKTTVNSDNTVTYTPNSGYVGNDSFTYTISDGKGGIATANVTVTVNSTNNPPESKLEYAD; this is encoded by the coding sequence ATGACAGGGACATTTGTAGTCCCGTTAGGACAAGCAGCAAACGAAAATGCTCCGGGACAAGCCAAAAAAGCTTGTAAAAAGAATAATAATGGAATTGGTAATAATTATGATGTTGAGTACACTCTACGTAATAAAACCTTTACTATTAGAATCGACCCTGGCAACAACGGTCAAATGAACAAATTTAGGAGTGATTTAGCTGCTGCAAGTGTAAAACCCAAATATACTCAAACTGAAATTGACAGTGCAGTTGCTCAAATTTATGATGCTGAGAAAAACGCTAAAAACGGTAACAATACAAACTGTCCATCAGGCAGCGTTGGCACTGACTATAGCACCTTATACGCTACCATCAGTGATTTTCCTTTCTACAGAGCAGCTTCTGATCCTACCATATTCCATAATACAACCTACCCTAATGGCAAAAAGGGTGTAGATGCATTTCAACAATTTGTTAATACAGAATCTAGTGCTTTAAACCTAGACCAACTCAATGCTAGAAGGTTAGACTCTACTAAGTTAAGGCTTAATCAAGCGCAAGACCTTAAAGTTTATTTTATTAACGAAGGTGCGAGTTATCGTAATCAATTACAATTAGTTACTTCTGGTGGCACTAGCATTAATGGACTAGTTTTTAGAGATGGTAGTGAAGGTAGTGGTCCTAATGTTTTACGGATCGGAGATTATGTCGGTCTTGGTACAGTTGCAGCAGGAACTACTTTAGATTTTCGGTTACGTGCTAATGGAGCCAATAATAGTAATCCTGATGTTTGGTATGCAGATGTAAGTAAGAATGTTGATAAGCAACAGCACGTGATTGCTTATGAATATGAAGGCTACTTAATTTTAGCTTGGGAAGACCTTTATGGTGGTGGTGACAAAGACTACAATGACATTGTTTTTGCCATAGATATTGGTAAAAGTAACTTGGCAGCGATTCCTACTGAACCTGCCGTCAACAAACCTCCTGTGGCAAACAATGATACAGCGATCACTCCTTATAATACTCCTATCACCATTGATGTGATGGCGAATGATAGTGATCCTGAAAAACAGGCAATTAATATTACTTCAGTTACTAGCCTCACTGGTGCTACAGTGCAAGTAGCAAATGGTAAGGTAGTTTATACTCCTAAGTTGAACTATCATGGAACTGATACTTTTACCTACACCATTGCTGATACTAGTGGCGCGACAAACTCTGCTATCGTTACTGTAAATGTCAATCCTAAGACAAATAATCCTCCTACTGCAGGAAATGATAGTGCAACAACAGCTTACGCTACACCTGTAACAATCAACGTTAAAGCTAATGATAGTGATCCTGACGGTGATCCTTTAACTATCACTCTCAACCAACCTCTTAACGGTACAGTCAATCTCAGTGGCGACCAAGTAGTTTATACTCCTAATACTGGTTATTTTGGAACTGATACCTTCACTTATCGTGTTGCAGATCCAGATGGAGTTTCAGCCGAAGCAACTGTTACAGTTACAGTGACTCCTAAACCTAACGGAAGTCCTGAAGCACAAGATGATATTAGCTCAACAGACAAAAATCAATCTGTAATAATCCCTGTTTTAAGTAACGATAGCGATCCTGATGGCGATACACTAACTGTTACTGTTGGTAACTCTTCTAACGGTAAAACCACAGTTAATTCAGACAATACTGTAACTTACACACCTAACTCTGGTTATGTAGGAAATGATAGTTTCACTTACACTATTTCCGATGGTAAAGGTGGTATAGCTACAGCTAATGTAACTGTCACGGTTAACTCAACGAACAATCCACCAGAATCAAAACTAGAGTATGCTGACTAA
- the rpmA gene encoding 50S ribosomal protein L27, translating to MAHKKGTGSTRNGRDSNSKRLGVKRYGGQEVTAGSILVRQRGTKFHPGKNVGRGNDDTLFALIDGVVKFEYKTKSKQKISVYPVTEESAA from the coding sequence ATGGCTCATAAGAAGGGAACTGGTAGTACTCGTAATGGACGCGACTCTAATTCTAAAAGATTGGGAGTGAAACGCTATGGTGGTCAAGAAGTTACTGCTGGTAGCATTTTAGTTCGTCAAAGAGGAACTAAGTTTCATCCTGGTAAAAATGTTGGTCGTGGTAATGATGATACTTTGTTTGCCTTAATTGATGGCGTAGTTAAGTTTGAATATAAAACTAAAAGTAAGCAAAAAATTAGCGTTTATCCTGTAACTGAAGAATCTGCTGCTTAA
- the rplU gene encoding 50S ribosomal protein L21 — translation MTYAIIETGGKQLRVEPGRFYDIELLHVDPDADYTVDKVLLVSHDDQVTVGQPFIEGATVEGTVMEHRRGKKVIVYKMKPKKKTRKKRGHRQEITRFMVNSISMNGSVIASAEAEEATAPVEVVAE, via the coding sequence ATGACTTACGCAATTATTGAAACTGGTGGTAAACAACTACGGGTTGAACCAGGTCGTTTTTACGATATTGAGCTATTACACGTCGATCCTGATGCTGACTATACCGTCGACAAAGTTTTGTTGGTAAGTCACGACGATCAAGTTACTGTGGGACAACCTTTTATTGAAGGAGCTACAGTAGAAGGTACAGTTATGGAGCATCGACGCGGGAAAAAAGTCATCGTTTATAAGATGAAACCTAAGAAGAAAACCCGTAAAAAAAGAGGACACCGACAAGAAATTACTCGTTTCATGGTTAACTCGATTAGCATGAATGGCTCTGTGATAGCCTCGGCTGAGGCTGAGGAAGCAACAGCACCCGTTGAAGTTGTAGCTGAATAA
- a CDS encoding DnaJ C-terminal domain-containing protein — MPSTDFKDYYAILGVSKTANPEEIKKQFRKLALKYHPDRNPGDKQAEAKFKEISEAYEVLSDSEKRAKYDQFGQYWQQAGQGGWSSSGGTGVDFGNFDFSQYGNFEEFINELLGRFSTSGNTSSSRSYSYNTSANRGSSYSSNFGGFGDFEGFGNQKVATDREATIRLSLSEAFNGVTKRLNLGNEMVDVRIPPGAKPGSRIRVRGKGQPSPYNQARGDLYLNVEIQPHTFFRFEGDNLACEVPITPDEAVLGASIEVPTPDGLVTMKVPPGIRSGQTLRLRGKGWSLPKGGRSDQLVHILIATPSQISAKEREYYEQIRSIRNYNPRSNLRQVTL, encoded by the coding sequence ATGCCTTCCACGGATTTTAAAGACTATTACGCTATTTTGGGGGTGAGCAAAACCGCTAATCCAGAGGAAATAAAAAAACAATTCCGTAAACTTGCCCTCAAATATCATCCTGATCGCAATCCCGGCGATAAACAGGCAGAAGCTAAGTTTAAAGAAATTAGTGAAGCTTATGAAGTTCTTTCTGATTCGGAAAAACGCGCCAAGTACGACCAATTTGGTCAGTATTGGCAACAAGCTGGTCAAGGTGGTTGGTCTAGTAGTGGTGGAACTGGAGTTGATTTTGGTAATTTCGATTTCAGTCAATATGGTAATTTTGAAGAGTTTATTAATGAGTTATTAGGTCGCTTTTCTACTTCTGGGAATACTAGTAGTTCGCGTAGTTACTCTTATAATACCTCGGCGAATCGAGGCAGTAGTTATAGTAGTAATTTTGGTGGTTTTGGCGATTTTGAAGGTTTTGGCAATCAAAAAGTTGCTACAGATCGAGAAGCAACTATTCGTCTTAGCTTGAGTGAAGCTTTTAACGGTGTTACCAAACGTCTCAATCTTGGTAATGAAATGGTAGATGTTCGTATTCCTCCAGGAGCAAAACCAGGTAGTCGAATTCGGGTTCGGGGCAAAGGACAACCAAGTCCTTATAATCAGGCTAGAGGGGATCTTTATCTCAACGTTGAAATACAACCCCATACTTTTTTCCGATTTGAGGGAGATAATTTAGCTTGTGAAGTTCCCATTACTCCTGATGAAGCAGTTTTAGGCGCATCAATTGAAGTACCTACTCCTGATGGTTTAGTAACAATGAAAGTTCCACCTGGAATTCGTTCTGGTCAAACTCTACGTCTAAGAGGAAAAGGATGGTCACTTCCTAAAGGAGGACGTAGCGATCAGTTAGTACATATTCTGATTGCTACTCCCAGTCAAATTAGTGCTAAAGAACGAGAATATTACGAACAAATTCGGTCTATTCGCAATTATAATCCCCGCAGTAACTTGCGACAGGTTACATTATAA
- a CDS encoding alpha/beta fold hydrolase, with product MPTIDILGVPHVYELTPCTAKSRTPVLVFIHGWLLSRHYWQPMLDLLSPEYQCLLYDLRGFGDSQVLPNLDSTNSLNNNLNYTLAAYAEDLDLLLQHLSIEKVWLIGHSLGGSIALWGAKTIEQKVEGVICLNSGGGIYLKEEFERFRSVGQQLVKFRPYWLSKLPWLDLIFARMMVARPLTSSWGRQRLIDFVRANRQAALGALLDSTTEAEVHLLPKIVAQLQQPVYFLAGKQDQVMELKYVHHLASFHQLFQQNYSNVIEIPDCGHLSMVEQPKVVAEIIANLVSQSQLT from the coding sequence ATGCCAACTATAGACATTTTGGGGGTTCCTCACGTATACGAGCTAACACCTTGCACTGCCAAATCTCGCACTCCCGTCTTAGTTTTTATTCATGGCTGGCTTTTGAGTCGCCACTATTGGCAGCCCATGCTCGATCTGCTTAGTCCAGAGTATCAATGTTTACTTTATGATTTGCGTGGGTTTGGTGATTCACAAGTATTACCAAATCTAGATTCAACCAATAGCTTAAATAACAACCTTAATTATACTTTGGCTGCCTATGCAGAAGATTTGGATTTGTTATTACAACATTTAAGTATAGAAAAAGTTTGGTTAATTGGTCATTCTCTAGGAGGAAGTATTGCTCTTTGGGGAGCTAAAACAATTGAACAAAAAGTTGAAGGAGTAATTTGTTTAAATTCTGGAGGAGGAATTTATCTCAAAGAAGAATTTGAACGTTTTCGCTCTGTAGGTCAGCAGTTGGTAAAATTTCGCCCTTATTGGTTAAGTAAACTGCCTTGGTTAGATTTGATTTTCGCCAGGATGATGGTTGCTCGTCCTCTGACTAGTAGTTGGGGTCGTCAAAGATTAATTGATTTTGTTCGAGCTAATCGACAAGCTGCATTAGGTGCGCTGTTAGATTCTACAACAGAAGCAGAAGTTCATCTTTTACCCAAAATTGTGGCACAACTACAACAGCCAGTTTATTTTCTAGCTGGAAAACAAGACCAGGTAATGGAATTAAAATATGTTCATCACTTAGCTAGTTTTCATCAACTTTTTCAACAAAATTATAGTAATGTAATTGAAATTCCTGATTGTGGTCATCTCTCAATGGTAGAACAACCAAAAGTAGTGGCAGAAATTATTGCCAATCTTGTGTCCCAATCTCAGTTAACTTAA
- a CDS encoding DUF6679 family protein: protein MLHRKIYQLYQDGREVCIFLRDQQRWIESGRIVDFEGDLVTIRYETEEEDEISSWEEMVRLESIGAVTQKLASVSKLNSELAVSDDCPEAEQIYPQFPEANSEWQQE, encoded by the coding sequence ATGCTACACCGCAAGATTTATCAACTCTATCAAGATGGTCGTGAAGTTTGTATTTTCTTGCGGGATCAGCAACGCTGGATAGAAAGCGGTCGCATTGTTGATTTCGAGGGAGATCTGGTGACTATTCGCTATGAAACTGAAGAAGAAGATGAAATTAGTTCTTGGGAAGAAATGGTACGTCTCGAAAGTATCGGTGCTGTAACTCAAAAACTAGCTTCTGTCTCGAAGTTAAATTCAGAATTAGCTGTTTCCGATGATTGTCCAGAAGCTGAACAGATTTATCCTCAATTTCCCGAAGCTAACTCGGAGTGGCAACAGGAATAA
- a CDS encoding MBL fold metallo-hydrolase → MNKRRTVPATNTNSLSCLPYGVGHSDEGVCLLVKMGVHRIILDCGLENIKLFQRQKTPPAEFAICSHAHVDHCRSLFALHQSFPQLPIYTTEVTAKLLSIYEQQSNSISWCQTVPWRSQVQLAEDLSFQLYPAGHLPGAAAILLTYATPERNYKLLYTGDFSLSNFQLVEGLSLEDLRGIAPDILIVEGSYGTVRHSHRRQQEKQLMERIDQALAEGRNVLLPVPLIGLGQEILKLLRSHHQFTGRDLDIWVDGKIASACDLYLELLPQLPLAVQNFAKHQSLFWDERVCPRMRRLTNNNDLMESKFPCILLVDDTANLKQYLNDTWGDWLILIAESAQKYLDVDFAQLANQSSSKVALETYLLAEHSDGRNTTQLIHNLRPQHVIFVHGSPNYLMDLTSLEELRNRYQLHSPSVGNLVELHLSDRFIQPATTPPSYYEGELNEVGSVITVVLPDTLINDSRWNNFADTGIVEARWQGEELVLRGVSQRELLSQSTEPKTPEDVDCCNNCYYYANQRCLNRISPLYGFKVIPEGCCPVFEPLSSEDGLEES, encoded by the coding sequence ATGAATAAGCGTCGCACAGTACCCGCAACTAATACAAATTCTTTATCTTGTCTTCCCTATGGTGTTGGTCATAGTGATGAAGGAGTTTGTTTATTAGTAAAAATGGGAGTGCATCGCATTATTTTAGACTGTGGTTTAGAGAACATTAAATTATTTCAACGACAAAAAACACCACCTGCCGAATTCGCTATTTGTTCTCATGCTCATGTCGATCATTGTCGCAGTCTTTTTGCCTTACATCAAAGTTTTCCCCAGTTACCTATTTATACTACCGAGGTGACTGCCAAACTTTTATCTATTTATGAACAACAATCAAACAGTATTTCTTGGTGTCAAACTGTTCCCTGGCGATCGCAAGTCCAATTAGCAGAAGACCTCAGTTTTCAATTATATCCAGCAGGACATTTGCCAGGAGCAGCAGCAATTTTATTGACTTATGCCACTCCAGAGCGCAATTATAAGCTACTTTATACAGGTGATTTTTCTCTTTCAAATTTTCAATTAGTCGAAGGTTTATCCCTAGAAGATTTAAGAGGTATAGCTCCTGATATTTTGATTGTTGAAGGAAGTTATGGTACAGTTCGTCATTCCCACCGTCGTCAACAAGAAAAACAATTAATGGAGCGAATCGATCAAGCTCTTGCGGAGGGACGTAATGTTCTTTTACCTGTACCGCTCATTGGTTTAGGACAAGAAATTCTAAAATTATTACGCTCTCATCATCAGTTTACTGGTCGTGATTTAGATATTTGGGTTGATGGCAAAATCGCTTCAGCTTGCGATCTTTATTTAGAACTTTTGCCACAACTTCCTTTAGCAGTGCAAAATTTTGCCAAACATCAATCTTTGTTTTGGGACGAACGGGTTTGTCCTCGCATGAGAAGATTGACTAATAACAATGACTTGATGGAAAGTAAATTTCCTTGCATTTTGTTAGTCGATGATACTGCCAATCTTAAACAATACTTAAATGATACTTGGGGCGATTGGCTAATCTTAATAGCTGAATCTGCCCAAAAATATCTTGATGTAGATTTTGCTCAACTAGCTAATCAATCTTCCTCAAAAGTTGCCTTAGAAACTTATCTGCTTGCAGAACATAGTGATGGACGTAATACCACTCAATTAATTCATAATTTACGACCGCAACACGTCATTTTTGTGCATGGTTCTCCTAATTATTTAATGGATCTAACCAGCTTAGAAGAATTACGCAACCGTTACCAACTTCATTCGCCTTCGGTGGGTAATTTGGTAGAATTACATTTAAGCGATCGCTTTATTCAGCCAGCGACAACGCCTCCTAGTTATTACGAAGGAGAATTAAATGAAGTTGGTTCTGTAATTACTGTGGTTCTGCCTGATACTTTAATTAACGATTCTCGTTGGAATAATTTTGCCGATACTGGCATAGTCGAAGCTCGTTGGCAAGGAGAAGAATTAGTCTTAAGAGGCGTTTCTCAAAGAGAATTATTAAGTCAAAGTACTGAACCAAAAACACCAGAAGACGTTGATTGCTGTAACAATTGCTATTATTACGCCAACCAACGTTGTTTGAATCGTATTTCACCCTTATACGGTTTTAAAGTTATTCCAGAAGGCTGTTGTCCAGTATTTGAGCCTTTATCATCGGAAGATGGTCTGGAAGAATCTTAG